A window from Bordetella petrii encodes these proteins:
- a CDS encoding tripartite tricarboxylate transporter permease, whose amino-acid sequence MELFDHLMLGFSVAFTPENLLYALLGCVLGTLIGVLPGIGPVPTIAMLLPITYVLPPVAGLIMLAGIYYGAQYGGSTTAILVALPGETSAVVTVLDGHQMARNGRAGAALAIAALGSFFAGCVATLLLAGFAPPLAEVAFKFGPAEYFSLMTLGLVGAVVLASGSLPKAIAMIILGLLLGMVGTDVNSGVARYDFGIPELQDGIDFAIVAMGVFGFAEIMTNLEQKENRVDITDKIGSLYPNKQEFREAAPAAVRGTILGSMLGILPGGGAVLSSFASYTLEKKISKNPERFGKGHPAGLGGPESANNAAAQTSFIPLLTLGIPGNAVMALMVGAMTIHNIQPGPQVMTSHPDLFWGLIASMWIGNLMLVVLNLPLIGLWVKLLKVPYRILFPAILVFCTIGVYSLNYNTFDIFTTAIFGVVGYVWSKLKCEGAPLLLGLVLGPMMEENFRRALLLSRGDFFTFVDRPLSASLLAVAVGLVVLVALPSIRKKREETFVEED is encoded by the coding sequence ATGGAATTGTTTGATCACCTGATGCTGGGTTTCTCGGTGGCGTTCACGCCCGAAAACCTGCTGTACGCCCTGCTGGGCTGCGTTCTGGGCACGCTGATCGGCGTGCTGCCGGGGATCGGCCCGGTTCCCACCATCGCGATGCTGCTGCCGATCACGTACGTGCTGCCCCCGGTGGCCGGCCTGATCATGCTGGCGGGTATTTATTACGGCGCGCAGTACGGCGGGTCTACCACCGCCATCCTGGTGGCGCTGCCGGGCGAGACCTCGGCCGTGGTGACCGTGCTGGACGGGCACCAGATGGCGCGCAACGGGCGGGCGGGCGCCGCGCTGGCCATCGCCGCGCTGGGTTCGTTCTTCGCCGGTTGCGTGGCCACGCTGCTGCTGGCCGGGTTTGCGCCCCCGCTGGCCGAAGTCGCGTTCAAGTTCGGCCCGGCCGAATACTTCTCGCTGATGACCCTGGGCCTGGTGGGCGCCGTGGTGCTGGCCTCGGGCTCGCTGCCCAAGGCGATCGCCATGATCATCCTGGGCCTGCTGCTGGGCATGGTGGGCACCGACGTCAACTCGGGCGTGGCCCGCTACGACTTCGGCATCCCCGAACTGCAGGACGGCATCGACTTCGCCATCGTGGCCATGGGCGTGTTCGGCTTCGCCGAAATCATGACCAACCTGGAGCAGAAAGAGAACCGCGTCGACATTACCGACAAGATCGGCTCGCTGTACCCCAACAAGCAGGAATTCCGCGAAGCGGCCCCGGCCGCGGTGCGCGGCACGATTCTGGGCTCGATGCTGGGCATCCTGCCGGGCGGCGGCGCGGTGCTGTCGTCGTTTGCGTCGTACACGCTGGAAAAGAAGATCTCGAAAAACCCCGAGCGCTTCGGCAAGGGCCATCCGGCCGGCCTGGGCGGCCCGGAATCGGCCAACAACGCGGCCGCGCAGACTTCGTTCATTCCGCTGCTTACCCTGGGCATCCCGGGCAACGCCGTGATGGCGCTGATGGTCGGCGCCATGACCATCCACAACATCCAGCCCGGCCCGCAGGTCATGACCAGCCACCCGGACCTGTTCTGGGGCCTGATCGCCTCGATGTGGATCGGCAACCTGATGCTGGTGGTGCTGAACCTGCCGCTGATCGGCCTGTGGGTCAAGCTGCTGAAGGTGCCTTACCGCATCCTGTTCCCGGCCATTCTGGTGTTCTGCACGATCGGCGTGTATTCGCTGAACTACAACACCTTCGACATCTTCACCACCGCCATCTTCGGCGTGGTGGGGTACGTGTGGTCGAAACTGAAGTGCGAAGGCGCCCCGCTGCTGCTGGGCCTGGTGCTGGGCCCCATGATGGAGGAAAACTTCCGGCGCGCCCTGCTGCTGTCGCGCGGCGACTTCTTCACCTTCGTCGACCGCCCCCTGTCGGCCTCGCTGCTGGCCGTGGCGGTGGGCCTGGTGGTGCTGGTGGCCCTGCCGTCGATCCGCAAGAAGCGCGAAGAGACATTCGTAGAGGAAGACTGA
- a CDS encoding LysR family transcriptional regulator, translating to MQDLNDLFYFSQIVEHGGFSAASRALDIPKSRLSRRISQLEETLGVRLLQRTTRRLRLTLAGERYLHYCREMTASARAAQDAMRQLQEQPGGPVVVSCPIAIAQQMLAPLLPEFLDAWPSISVQVLATNRRVDLIREGVDLALRVRTRLDTDAELVVRHLGMASSSIVASPAYLQRHGTPQTPQDLAAHTTLSFSDPQSEVRWPLRNRQDEEIQVALRPQLCCNDFIVLTEAAVRGRGIALLPTVATYEEVRRGQLVQILPDWLSPTGIVHCIYPSRRGMAPAVRALLDFISDRLPSMYARMEHGAA from the coding sequence ATGCAAGACCTGAATGACTTGTTCTATTTTTCCCAGATCGTGGAGCACGGCGGCTTCAGCGCCGCGTCGCGGGCGCTCGATATCCCCAAGTCGCGCCTGTCGCGCCGGATTTCGCAGCTGGAAGAAACCCTGGGCGTGCGGCTGCTGCAGCGTACCACCCGCCGCCTGCGGTTGACCCTGGCGGGCGAGCGCTACCTGCACTACTGCCGCGAAATGACCGCTTCGGCGCGGGCCGCCCAGGACGCCATGCGCCAATTGCAGGAGCAGCCCGGCGGACCGGTAGTGGTGAGCTGCCCGATTGCCATTGCGCAGCAGATGCTGGCGCCCCTGCTGCCCGAGTTTCTGGACGCCTGGCCATCCATTTCGGTGCAGGTGCTGGCAACCAATCGGCGGGTGGATCTGATACGCGAAGGGGTGGACCTGGCGTTGCGGGTGCGCACCCGCCTGGACACGGATGCCGAGCTGGTGGTCAGGCACCTGGGCATGGCCAGCAGCAGCATCGTGGCCAGCCCGGCGTACCTGCAGCGCCACGGCACGCCCCAGACCCCGCAAGACCTGGCAGCGCACACGACGCTCAGCTTCAGCGACCCGCAGTCGGAAGTCCGCTGGCCGCTGCGCAACCGGCAGGATGAAGAGATACAGGTGGCGCTGCGCCCACAGCTGTGCTGCAACGATTTCATTGTGCTGACCGAGGCGGCGGTGCGCGGCCGCGGCATCGCCCTGCTGCCCACCGTGGCTACCTATGAAGAAGTGCGGCGCGGCCAGCTGGTGCAGATATTGCCCGACTGGCTGTCGCCCACCGGCATCGTGCACTGCATTTATCCGTCGCGGCGCGGCATGGCGCCGGCGGTGCGGGCTTTGCTGGACTTTATTTCGGACCGGCTGCCCAGCATGTACGCACGCATGGAGCACGGCGCCGCGTAA
- a CDS encoding tripartite tricarboxylate transporter TctB family protein, whose translation MQLRNRQDFWSGVMFIALGLGFSWKAASYQMGTAARMGPGYFPFALGLVLAILGAIVLLGSLSKNATETHVEKFDWRITFLVIGSVILYGLILKLLGIYISVFVLVVASSLASHEFNFKVAAANGVFLVVFSYLAFVKGLGLIFPLWPSFLGLN comes from the coding sequence ATGCAGCTACGCAATCGGCAGGATTTCTGGTCGGGGGTGATGTTCATCGCCCTGGGCCTGGGATTCTCCTGGAAAGCGGCGAGCTACCAGATGGGTACCGCCGCCCGGATGGGACCGGGATATTTTCCCTTCGCGCTGGGACTGGTCCTGGCCATATTGGGCGCCATTGTGCTGCTCGGTTCGCTGTCGAAGAACGCGACCGAGACCCACGTGGAGAAATTCGATTGGCGCATCACCTTCCTGGTGATCGGCTCGGTCATTCTGTACGGCCTGATCCTGAAGCTGCTGGGCATCTACATCTCGGTCTTCGTGCTGGTGGTGGCAAGCAGCCTGGCCAGCCACGAGTTCAACTTCAAAGTCGCCGCCGCCAACGGGGTGTTCCTGGTGGTGTTCTCGTACCTGGCGTTCGTCAAGGGGCTGGGGCTGATTTTCCCGCTGTGGCCGTCGTTTCTGGGCTTGAACTGA
- the tolR gene encoding protein TolR produces the protein MPSVRSHGRAGRRMKADINVVPYIDVMLVLLVIFMVTAPLITPGLINLPSVGQASEVPATPLEVQISEDGQVALRMREAGATPQDIARDQLVDQVRQRITAETPVVIAADGKVPYETVVKVMDELRSNGVTRLGLLVDQGQGQGAAAQEPKKR, from the coding sequence ATGCCTTCTGTCCGGTCGCACGGCCGCGCGGGCCGACGCATGAAGGCCGACATCAACGTCGTGCCTTATATCGACGTGATGCTGGTGCTGCTGGTGATCTTCATGGTTACCGCGCCCCTGATCACGCCCGGCCTGATCAACCTGCCTTCGGTGGGCCAGGCCTCCGAAGTACCGGCCACGCCGCTGGAAGTGCAGATTTCCGAAGACGGCCAGGTAGCCCTGCGCATGCGCGAGGCCGGCGCCACGCCGCAGGACATCGCCCGCGACCAGCTGGTCGACCAGGTGCGCCAGCGCATTACCGCCGAAACGCCGGTGGTGATCGCCGCCGACGGCAAAGTGCCGTACGAAACCGTGGTGAAGGTCATGGACGAACTGCGCAGCAATGGCGTGACCCGCCTGGGCCTGCTGGTCGACCAGGGCCAGGGCCAGGGCGCGGCCGCGCAGGAACCGAAGAAGCGCTGA
- a CDS encoding FMN-dependent NADH-azoreductase encodes MKTLVILSSILGDRSNSKQLADHLIQRLRQAEPGGSIKVRDLGADPVPYFDAATAGALFTPASERTAEQAAIAARSDTLVAELFDADRIVFAVPVYNFSLPAQFKSYIDHIARAGVTFRYTEQGVPEGLLKNKQVLVLSARGGKAEGTPADTLTPYLTQVLGFVGLVDVAFISAEGMALGELAAQEGLALARQRIDALLAGAPRQLAA; translated from the coding sequence ATGAAAACCCTCGTCATTCTTTCTTCCATTCTCGGCGACCGCTCCAATTCGAAGCAACTGGCCGATCACCTCATCCAGCGCCTGCGCCAGGCCGAGCCTGGTGGCTCGATCAAGGTGCGCGATCTGGGCGCCGATCCCGTCCCCTATTTCGATGCCGCAACTGCCGGCGCGCTGTTCACGCCCGCCAGCGAGCGCACGGCCGAGCAGGCCGCCATCGCGGCCCGCAGCGACACCCTGGTGGCCGAACTGTTCGATGCCGATCGCATTGTGTTTGCCGTGCCGGTCTACAACTTCAGCCTGCCGGCCCAGTTCAAGAGCTACATCGACCACATCGCCCGCGCCGGCGTCACGTTCCGCTATACAGAGCAGGGCGTGCCCGAGGGCCTGCTCAAGAATAAGCAGGTGCTGGTGCTCAGCGCCCGCGGCGGCAAGGCCGAAGGCACGCCGGCCGACACCCTGACGCCCTACCTGACGCAGGTGCTGGGCTTCGTGGGGCTGGTCGATGTGGCTTTCATTTCCGCCGAAGGCATGGCGCTGGGCGAACTGGCCGCCCAAGAGGGGCTGGCCCTGGCCAGGCAGCGCATCGACGCGCTGCTGGCGGGCGCGCCGCGGCAACTGGCGGCCTGA
- a CDS encoding NAD(P)-dependent oxidoreductase codes for MASIGSRDYDKVVSQKVAFLGLGVMGLPMAGHLARAGHEVTVYNRTPAKAQAWAAEFGGKSAATPREAAAGAQIVFACVGNDDDLRSVVLGEDGAFAGMASGAIFVDHTTASADVARELYALAREQGLQFVDAPVSGGQAGAVNGVLTVMCGGEPQVFEAVKPVAQAYGRAVTRVGAPGAGQLAKMVNQICIAGIVQGLSEAIAFGQAAELDMKLVLDVISKGAAQSWQMENRGSTMVDDKFDFGFAVDWMRKDLGLVLAEARNNGARLPLTALVDQFYGDVQKMGGGRWDTSSLIARLRD; via the coding sequence ATGGCATCCATCGGTTCCAGGGACTACGACAAGGTCGTGTCCCAGAAAGTCGCTTTCCTTGGCCTGGGCGTCATGGGCCTGCCCATGGCGGGCCACTTGGCGCGAGCCGGCCACGAGGTCACTGTCTACAACCGCACCCCCGCCAAGGCGCAGGCCTGGGCCGCCGAATTCGGCGGGAAAAGCGCGGCCACCCCGCGCGAGGCCGCGGCGGGCGCGCAGATCGTGTTTGCCTGCGTGGGCAACGATGACGATCTGCGCAGCGTCGTGCTGGGTGAAGATGGCGCGTTCGCCGGCATGGCGTCGGGCGCGATCTTCGTGGACCACACCACGGCATCGGCCGATGTGGCGCGCGAGCTGTACGCCCTGGCCCGCGAGCAGGGCCTGCAATTCGTCGACGCGCCGGTCTCGGGCGGCCAGGCCGGCGCGGTCAACGGCGTGCTGACGGTGATGTGCGGCGGCGAGCCGCAGGTCTTCGAGGCCGTCAAGCCGGTGGCCCAGGCCTATGGCCGCGCCGTGACTCGCGTGGGCGCGCCCGGCGCAGGCCAGCTGGCCAAGATGGTCAACCAGATCTGCATTGCCGGCATCGTGCAGGGGCTGTCCGAGGCCATTGCCTTCGGGCAGGCGGCCGAGCTGGACATGAAGCTGGTGCTGGACGTGATCAGCAAGGGGGCGGCCCAGAGCTGGCAGATGGAGAACCGCGGCAGCACCATGGTGGACGACAAGTTCGACTTCGGCTTCGCCGTGGACTGGATGCGCAAGGACCTGGGCCTGGTGCTGGCCGAAGCCCGCAACAACGGGGCCCGGCTGCCGTTGACGGCGCTGGTGGACCAGTTCTACGGCGACGTGCAGAAAATGGGCGGCGGGCGCTGGGATACGTCCAGCCTGATCGCCCGCCTGCGCGACTGA
- a CDS encoding proline--tRNA ligase, with protein sequence MRASTYHLNTLKEAPAEAEVASHRLMTRAGMIRKLAGGIYTYMPLGLKVIRKIEAIVRAEMNAAGAIELLMPVVQPAELWQESGRWEQYGAELLRIKDRHQRDFVLQPTSEEVITDIARNEIHSYRQLPLNFYHIQTKFRDERRPRFGLMRGREFTMKDAYSFDRDEAGAQQSYDKMYDAYMRIFGRLGLQFRAVAADTGSIGGTRSHEFQVIADTGEDLLVYNPDTQYAANIELAEAPALLAERAQASQPLEAVPTPGAAKCADVARLLDLPLERTLKSIVLATEPEPGKVQVWLLLLRGDHELNEIKAGKLPGLAGFRFATEDEIVAHFGCKPGYLGPIGTALPVRVVADRTVANMADFVCGANREDFHYQGANWGRDLPEPELVADLRNVVEGDPAPDGAGRLAIQRGIEVGHVFFLGTKYSDALKATFLDETGKPALLQMGCYGIGITRIAGAAIEQNHDARGIIWPRAIAPFEVVICPVGWGKNETVRNEAVKLYDQLRAHGVDVILDDRDARPGVMFAEWELIGVPLRVTVGERGLNDGVVELQARRESEAAKIPAGSALEQVLAKLETL encoded by the coding sequence ATGCGCGCATCCACCTACCACCTGAACACCCTGAAAGAGGCCCCCGCCGAGGCCGAAGTCGCCAGCCACCGCCTGATGACCCGCGCCGGCATGATCCGCAAGCTGGCCGGCGGCATCTATACCTATATGCCGCTGGGCCTGAAAGTGATCCGCAAGATCGAGGCCATCGTGCGCGCCGAGATGAACGCCGCCGGCGCCATCGAATTGCTGATGCCGGTGGTGCAGCCGGCCGAGCTCTGGCAGGAATCGGGCCGCTGGGAGCAATACGGGGCCGAATTGCTGCGCATCAAAGACCGCCACCAGCGCGATTTCGTGCTGCAGCCGACCTCGGAAGAAGTCATCACCGACATCGCCCGCAACGAAATCCACAGCTACCGGCAGCTGCCGCTGAACTTCTATCACATCCAGACCAAGTTCCGCGACGAGCGCCGGCCGCGCTTCGGGCTGATGCGGGGCCGCGAATTCACCATGAAAGACGCCTATTCGTTCGACCGCGACGAGGCCGGCGCCCAGCAGAGCTACGACAAGATGTATGACGCCTACATGCGCATCTTCGGCCGGCTGGGGCTGCAGTTCCGCGCCGTGGCGGCCGACACCGGCTCGATCGGCGGCACGCGCAGCCATGAATTCCAGGTCATCGCCGATACCGGCGAAGACCTGCTGGTCTACAACCCCGACACCCAGTACGCCGCCAACATCGAGCTGGCCGAAGCGCCGGCGCTGCTGGCCGAACGCGCCCAGGCCTCGCAGCCGCTGGAAGCCGTGCCCACCCCCGGCGCGGCCAAGTGCGCCGATGTGGCCAGGCTGCTGGACCTGCCGCTGGAACGCACCCTGAAGTCCATCGTGCTGGCCACCGAGCCCGAGCCGGGCAAGGTGCAGGTGTGGCTGCTGCTGCTGCGCGGCGACCACGAACTGAACGAGATCAAGGCAGGCAAGCTGCCCGGCCTGGCCGGCTTCCGCTTTGCCACCGAAGACGAGATCGTGGCCCATTTCGGGTGCAAACCGGGCTACCTGGGCCCCATCGGCACCGCCCTGCCGGTGCGCGTGGTGGCCGACCGCACGGTGGCCAACATGGCCGACTTCGTCTGCGGGGCCAACCGCGAAGACTTCCACTACCAGGGCGCCAACTGGGGCCGCGACCTGCCCGAGCCCGAACTGGTGGCCGACCTGCGCAACGTGGTCGAGGGCGATCCCGCCCCCGATGGCGCCGGCCGGCTGGCGATCCAGCGCGGCATCGAAGTGGGGCACGTATTCTTCCTGGGCACCAAGTATTCCGATGCCCTGAAGGCCACCTTCCTGGACGAGACCGGCAAGCCCGCCCTGCTGCAGATGGGCTGCTACGGCATCGGCATCACCCGCATCGCGGGCGCGGCCATCGAGCAGAACCACGATGCCCGCGGCATCATCTGGCCGCGCGCCATCGCGCCCTTCGAAGTGGTGATTTGCCCGGTGGGCTGGGGTAAAAATGAAACTGTACGTAACGAAGCTGTAAAATTATATGACCAACTGCGTGCCCACGGCGTGGATGTCATTCTGGACGACCGCGACGCCCGGCCGGGCGTCATGTTCGCTGAATGGGAGCTGATAGGGGTGCCGCTTCGCGTAACAGTTGGAGAACGCGGCCTTAACGACGGTGTGGTGGAATTGCAGGCCCGTCGCGAAAGCGAGGCTGCGAAGATCCCCGCCGGGTCGGCCCTGGAGCAGGTGCTGGCCAAGCTGGAAACGCTGTAG
- a CDS encoding RNA pyrophosphohydrolase, translating to MLDREGYRPNVGIILVNGKNEVFWGKRIREHAWQFPQGGIKYGESPVQAMYRELHEEVGLKPEHVRILGRTRDWLRYNVPDHFVRREWRGHYKGQKQIWFLLRLVGRDCDVCLRATQHPEFDAWRWSQYWVPLDAVIEFKREVYTLALNELSGILFRRQHETRYLRQRVHGQGRAADGLPAEPDGHAHIAG from the coding sequence ATGCTCGATCGTGAAGGCTACCGTCCCAATGTCGGCATTATTCTCGTCAACGGCAAAAACGAGGTCTTTTGGGGCAAGCGTATCCGGGAACACGCATGGCAGTTCCCGCAGGGCGGCATCAAGTACGGCGAAAGCCCGGTGCAGGCCATGTATCGCGAGCTCCACGAAGAAGTGGGCCTGAAGCCCGAACATGTCCGCATTTTGGGGCGCACACGCGACTGGCTGCGCTATAACGTACCTGATCACTTCGTCCGGCGCGAGTGGCGCGGCCACTATAAAGGCCAAAAACAGATCTGGTTCCTGTTGCGCCTGGTCGGCCGCGACTGCGACGTATGCCTGCGCGCCACGCAGCATCCGGAGTTCGACGCCTGGCGCTGGAGCCAATACTGGGTGCCGCTGGATGCGGTCATCGAGTTCAAGCGCGAGGTCTACACCCTGGCGCTGAACGAGCTTTCCGGCATCCTGTTCCGGCGCCAGCACGAAACCCGGTATCTGCGCCAGCGGGTCCATGGCCAGGGCCGCGCGGCCGATGGCCTGCCCGCCGAACCCGACGGCCATGCGCATATTGCTGGTTGA
- the tolQ gene encoding protein TolQ has protein sequence MQVTNDMSLLSLIAHASVPVQLIMLLLLGISILSWTYIFAKRLAIKRAHAQTRRFEDDFWSGGDLSMLQQAVASRRDEQGALARIFDAGMTEFLKARRTNANGDVNTLLDGPRRAMRAAYQREMDSLEAHLNFLASAGSVSPYIGLLGTVWGIMHAFIGLSNMQQATLASVAPGIAEALIATAIGLFAAIPAVVAYNRYTHDIDRLSIRFDSFVDEFLNILQRQVR, from the coding sequence ATGCAAGTCACCAACGACATGTCGTTGCTTTCGCTGATCGCGCACGCCAGCGTCCCCGTCCAGCTCATCATGCTGCTGCTGCTGGGCATATCCATCCTGTCCTGGACATACATCTTCGCCAAGCGCCTGGCCATCAAGCGCGCCCACGCGCAGACGCGCCGCTTCGAAGACGATTTCTGGTCGGGCGGCGACCTGTCCATGCTGCAGCAGGCAGTGGCCAGCCGCCGCGACGAGCAAGGCGCCCTGGCGCGCATCTTCGACGCCGGCATGACCGAATTCCTGAAGGCGCGCCGCACCAATGCCAACGGCGACGTCAACACCCTGCTGGACGGTCCGCGCCGCGCCATGCGCGCGGCCTACCAGCGCGAAATGGACTCGCTCGAAGCGCACCTGAACTTCCTGGCCTCGGCCGGCTCGGTCAGCCCCTACATCGGCCTGCTGGGCACCGTGTGGGGCATCATGCACGCGTTCATCGGCCTGTCGAACATGCAGCAGGCCACGCTGGCCTCGGTGGCGCCCGGCATCGCCGAAGCCCTGATCGCCACCGCCATCGGCCTGTTCGCCGCGATCCCCGCCGTGGTGGCCTACAACCGCTACACCCACGACATCGACCGCCTGTCGATCCGGTTCGACAGCTTTGTCGATGAATTCCTGAACATCCTCCAACGCCAGGTCCGCTGA
- a CDS encoding response regulator yields the protein MRILLVEDELEMASWLVRALAQSGFTPDHAPDARSAEALMAANEYDAIVMDLRLPDKHGLVVLRDMRGRDDRTPVLLLTAQGALQDRVRGLNLGADDFLTKPFALEELEARVAALVRRSRGRQFPRLQCGSLAYDGESRAFTLDGNLLFLTPREHAALAALLTRSGYPVDKGQLFDKVFTQDSEASPDAIEVVLHRLRKKLAGSDVRIVTVRGLGYMLESSASEPAGT from the coding sequence ATGCGCATATTGCTGGTTGAAGACGAGCTCGAAATGGCGTCGTGGCTGGTCCGGGCGCTGGCGCAAAGCGGTTTCACGCCCGACCACGCGCCGGACGCCCGCAGCGCCGAAGCCCTGATGGCCGCCAACGAATACGACGCCATCGTCATGGATCTGCGCCTGCCCGACAAGCACGGGCTGGTGGTGCTGCGCGACATGCGCGGCCGCGACGACCGCACGCCCGTGCTGCTGCTTACCGCCCAGGGCGCCCTGCAAGACCGCGTGCGCGGCCTGAACCTGGGCGCCGACGACTTCCTTACCAAGCCCTTCGCGCTCGAAGAACTCGAGGCGCGGGTGGCCGCGCTGGTGCGGCGCAGCCGGGGGCGGCAGTTTCCGCGCCTGCAGTGCGGATCGCTGGCCTACGATGGCGAAAGCCGCGCGTTCACGCTCGACGGCAACCTGCTGTTCCTGACCCCGCGCGAACATGCCGCCCTGGCCGCCCTGCTGACGCGCAGCGGCTACCCCGTCGACAAGGGCCAGCTGTTCGACAAGGTCTTTACCCAAGACAGCGAGGCCAGCCCGGACGCCATCGAAGTCGTGCTGCACCGCCTGCGCAAGAAGCTGGCCGGCAGCGACGTGCGCATCGTCACGGTGCGCGGCCTGGGCTACATGCTGGAAAGCAGTGCCAGTGAACCCGCCGGAACCTGA
- the ybgC gene encoding tol-pal system-associated acyl-CoA thioesterase produces the protein MIEPKSAESVLNVRVYYEDTDAGGVVFYANYLKFLERARTEWLRALGVEQSALAEREGRLFVVHSLDMSYRKPARLDDCLTIRSRVTRVGRASIHFAQRAERDGELLAQGNIQVCCVDAVHLRPAALPAVVRTKLESLQE, from the coding sequence GTGATCGAACCGAAGTCCGCCGAATCCGTCCTGAATGTCCGTGTCTACTATGAAGACACGGACGCGGGCGGCGTGGTGTTCTACGCCAACTACCTGAAATTCCTGGAGCGTGCCCGCACCGAGTGGCTGCGCGCCCTGGGAGTCGAGCAATCGGCCCTGGCCGAGCGCGAGGGGCGGCTGTTCGTCGTTCATTCACTGGACATGTCTTACCGCAAGCCGGCGCGGCTGGATGACTGCCTGACCATACGCAGCCGTGTTACACGAGTGGGCCGCGCTTCGATACACTTCGCGCAGCGCGCCGAACGCGACGGGGAACTGCTCGCGCAAGGCAATATCCAAGTCTGCTGTGTCGATGCCGTGCACCTGCGGCCGGCGGCCCTGCCCGCCGTCGTCCGTACCAAACTGGAATCCCTTCAGGAATAA
- a CDS encoding sensor histidine kinase encodes MNPPEPERFRFPLVGIRTLLITLLLPGVILLLVIDSWNDYRTLASITNEAYDSALLEPARVLESSIEFAPDGNLVVATPVYAQVILESKAGLRKYFRIEEIDPPLPEGATQVPPAGRTVAGMPELPRPPAWPSARGDPVFFNSVYRNDPVRVVALLRDLHYRGQHRQVLVLVAESIGRRLQAETAARRQELLRDARMLALVAILVWWGVAWSLRPLARLRNDIRARRPDDLTPLDATRVPGEVIPLVEAVNYHVARHRRMLDEQSQFLADASHQLRTPLAIMLTQAQYALREPDPQRAREGLRAIVDQLGRTRRLTEQLLSLAHASQADPTPRQLLDLNEVARSVVLQYLPLSHEKQQDLGWAAACQGGAAAGHPAVPVVGSEVELHEALSNLVHNAIHYAPAGARITVSVARRGDRAEVAVSDNGPGIDAVARARAFARFDRLGPGRAAESPGSGLGLSIALAYARRNDGDIELRDGEPNEQGGMGLAAVLWLPLADSGTPAPSGASANPA; translated from the coding sequence GTGAACCCGCCGGAACCTGAGCGATTCCGCTTTCCGCTGGTCGGCATCCGCACCCTGCTGATCACGCTGCTGCTGCCCGGCGTCATTTTGCTGCTGGTCATCGACAGTTGGAACGACTACCGCACCCTGGCCAGCATTACCAACGAAGCCTACGACAGCGCGCTGCTCGAACCGGCCCGGGTGCTGGAAAGCAGCATCGAGTTCGCGCCCGACGGCAACCTGGTCGTGGCCACGCCGGTCTATGCCCAGGTCATCCTCGAATCCAAGGCCGGCTTGCGCAAGTACTTCCGCATCGAAGAAATCGACCCGCCGTTGCCCGAGGGCGCCACCCAGGTGCCGCCGGCCGGCCGCACTGTGGCCGGCATGCCCGAACTGCCGCGCCCGCCCGCCTGGCCCTCGGCGCGCGGCGACCCGGTGTTTTTCAACAGCGTCTACCGCAATGATCCGGTGCGGGTCGTGGCGTTGCTGCGCGACCTGCATTACCGCGGCCAGCATCGCCAGGTGCTGGTGCTGGTGGCCGAAAGCATAGGGCGGCGCCTGCAGGCCGAAACCGCCGCGCGCCGCCAGGAACTGCTGCGCGATGCCCGCATGCTGGCGCTGGTGGCCATCCTGGTGTGGTGGGGCGTGGCCTGGTCGCTGCGGCCGCTGGCGCGGCTGCGCAACGACATCCGCGCGCGCCGGCCCGACGACCTCACGCCGCTGGACGCCACGCGCGTGCCCGGCGAAGTCATCCCGCTGGTCGAGGCTGTCAATTACCATGTGGCGCGGCACCGGCGCATGCTCGACGAGCAGTCCCAGTTCCTGGCCGACGCTTCGCACCAGCTGCGCACGCCGCTGGCCATCATGCTGACCCAGGCCCAATACGCCCTGCGCGAGCCCGATCCGCAGCGGGCCCGGGAAGGCTTGCGCGCCATTGTCGATCAGCTGGGGCGCACGCGCCGCCTGACCGAACAGCTGCTGTCGCTGGCGCATGCCAGCCAGGCCGACCCGACTCCCCGCCAACTGCTGGACCTGAACGAGGTCGCGCGCAGTGTGGTGCTGCAGTACCTGCCGTTGTCGCACGAAAAGCAGCAAGACCTGGGCTGGGCGGCCGCCTGCCAGGGCGGCGCGGCGGCCGGCCACCCCGCGGTGCCGGTGGTGGGCAGCGAGGTCGAACTGCACGAGGCCCTGTCCAACCTGGTGCACAACGCCATCCACTATGCGCCCGCCGGGGCGCGCATCACGGTATCCGTCGCGCGGCGCGGCGACCGGGCCGAGGTCGCCGTTTCCGACAACGGTCCGGGCATCGACGCCGTGGCGCGCGCCCGCGCATTCGCCCGTTTCGACCGCCTGGGGCCGGGCCGGGCCGCGGAGTCGCCGGGTTCGGGGCTGGGGCTGTCCATCGCGCTCGCCTACGCCCGCCGCAACGACGGCGATATCGAACTGCGCGACGGCGAGCCCAACGAGCAGGGCGGCATGGGCCTGGCGGCCGTGCTGTGGCTGCCGCTGGCCGATTCCGGCACGCCCGCCCCGTCCGGCGCCTCCGCCAATCCGGCCTGA